One Gemmatimonas sp. UBA7669 genomic window, CAGCATATTACCAGTAACCCGGAGTGTCCATGGCGTCCAAACGCATGAGTCCCGAACTGCTCGAGATGGTGGCGGAGCGCTTCAAGGCGCTGAGCGACCGCGCCCGGCTGAGTCTGTTGCAGGAGTTGCGCGGCGGCCCGCGCACCGTGAACGAGCTGGTCGAAGCCACCGGCATGGGGCAGGCCAACGTGTCGCGCCATCTGTCGCAGTTGTTTGCCAACGGCCTCGTGGCCCGTGAGCGTGACGGCGTGTATGTGCGCTATGAACTGGCCGACAAGGATGTGCTGCGGCTCTGCGAGCTGGTGTGCGGGCGGCTCGAGTCGGAGCTGATGGAGCGCCGCAAGGTTGTAACGGGCAGATAGTATGTGGGTGA contains:
- a CDS encoding ArsR/SmtB family transcription factor, producing the protein MASKRMSPELLEMVAERFKALSDRARLSLLQELRGGPRTVNELVEATGMGQANVSRHLSQLFANGLVARERDGVYVRYELADKDVLRLCELVCGRLESELMERRKVVTGR